One window of Candidatus Angelobacter sp. genomic DNA carries:
- a CDS encoding ThuA domain-containing protein: MKQITLSLLTAALCLNVSARAAERKIVLVAGHPSHGPGEHEFNAGVRLLDKCLKAVPGVKPAFYLNGWPKDPHAFDGADAILFFMDGGAGHPIIQDDHLKIIGDLMKKGVGLACVHYAVEVPKDKGGPEFLDWIGGYYEDRWSTNPHWDADFTSIPRHPITRGVKPFKIRDEWYYNIRFRPDMKGITPILVGKPDDEIRQGKSSSPRGPYPHIVAASGREEVLAWAVERPDGGRGFGFTGAHFHKNWGNENFRKIVLNALLWTAHVEVPPNGVECAVTDDDLKQNLDPKGK, from the coding sequence ATGAAACAAATCACCCTCTCTTTGCTGACCGCGGCACTGTGCCTGAACGTCAGTGCGCGGGCCGCTGAAAGGAAAATAGTCCTGGTCGCTGGCCATCCGAGCCACGGACCGGGGGAGCACGAATTCAACGCGGGCGTACGGTTGCTCGACAAGTGTCTGAAAGCCGTGCCCGGTGTAAAGCCGGCGTTTTATTTGAACGGCTGGCCGAAAGACCCGCACGCCTTCGACGGAGCAGACGCAATCCTGTTTTTCATGGATGGCGGCGCCGGCCATCCGATCATCCAGGACGACCACCTGAAAATCATCGGCGACCTGATGAAAAAGGGCGTGGGCCTCGCGTGCGTGCATTACGCCGTCGAAGTGCCGAAAGACAAAGGTGGGCCCGAGTTTCTCGACTGGATTGGCGGGTATTACGAGGACCGCTGGTCCACCAATCCGCATTGGGATGCGGACTTCACCAGCATTCCCAGGCACCCCATCACTCGCGGCGTGAAACCGTTCAAGATTCGCGATGAGTGGTATTACAACATTCGTTTTCGCCCGGACATGAAAGGCATCACACCGATCCTCGTCGGCAAGCCGGACGATGAAATACGGCAGGGGAAATCTTCTTCGCCGCGCGGGCCGTATCCCCACATTGTCGCGGCGAGTGGACGCGAGGAAGTCCTCGCGTGGGCGGTCGAACGACCCGATGGCGGGCGCGGCTTTGGGTTCACCGGCGCGCATTTCCACAAAAACTGGGGAAATGAAAACTTCCGCAAGATCGTTTTGAATGCGTTGTTATGGACGGCGCATGTCGAAGTTCCCCCCAACGGCGTGGAATGCGCGGTGACGGATGACGACCTGAAGCAGAACCTCGATCCGAAGGGAAAATAG
- a CDS encoding PVC-type heme-binding CxxCH protein codes for MNTPFRNHTALFLGAALAGAAGSAFAANPAGVGPEAARESVKRFTVAGGLEASLFASEPMVRNPTDMDIDAGGRVWITEGVNYRSSFQKWGILQPAGDRIVILEDTNGDGVADKETVFYQDPSINAALGICVLGNKVIISSSPNVFVLTDTNGDGKADKRELLFTGIKGHDHDHAVHAFTFGPDGKLYFNFGNEGKELHYPVNRDVPLHGVIDKVEMKPVIDLDGNEVNNRGKPYRMGMVFRCNPDGSGVETLAWNFRNNYEVAVDSFGTLWQSDNDDDGNFGVRINYVMEYGNFGYADEMTGAGWPTGWGKAKAKGAPEDEKVFYEWHQYDPGVVPNLLHTGAGSPTGILVYEGRLLPEVFRGQIIHCDAGPRVVRAYPAQPEGAGYKAEIKDILTTGDNWFRPSDVYVAPDGSIYVADWNDAGVGGHYMADQKLDAMTGRIYRVAPKGNKPYVAKLNLTTGAGCVEALQSPNLSTRYLAWTRLHEMQGKAEKDLLKLWKSGDTRMRARAVHLLARIKGDEKKYVEQAMKDDSPDIRITGLRIARELKLDVIPYVKTLAKDSSPQVRRECAIALRHHQSPEAPKLWAQLASQHDGRDRWYLEALGIGADRQWDKFFSTWLAEVGDKWNTSAGRDIVWRSRSRKTPELLVKIINDKSLSAKERDHYFRALDFVAGPERDAALAELAAGSLQ; via the coding sequence ATGAACACACCATTCCGTAATCACACAGCTTTATTCTTGGGTGCAGCTCTTGCCGGCGCGGCAGGCTCCGCCTTCGCCGCCAACCCGGCGGGTGTCGGACCCGAAGCCGCGCGTGAATCCGTCAAACGGTTTACCGTGGCCGGGGGACTGGAGGCGTCGCTCTTCGCATCGGAGCCGATGGTCCGCAACCCAACCGACATGGATATTGATGCGGGCGGCCGCGTGTGGATCACCGAAGGCGTCAACTATCGTTCGTCGTTTCAGAAGTGGGGCATCCTCCAACCCGCCGGCGATCGCATCGTGATCCTCGAAGACACGAATGGCGACGGGGTCGCGGACAAGGAGACCGTTTTCTACCAGGATCCGAGCATTAATGCCGCGCTGGGTATTTGTGTGCTCGGCAACAAAGTCATTATTTCCAGTTCGCCGAACGTGTTCGTGCTCACGGACACGAACGGGGACGGCAAAGCCGACAAACGCGAACTGCTTTTTACCGGCATCAAGGGACATGACCACGATCATGCGGTGCATGCGTTCACCTTCGGCCCGGACGGCAAGCTCTATTTCAACTTTGGCAACGAGGGCAAAGAGCTTCACTATCCGGTCAACAGGGATGTGCCGCTGCACGGCGTGATTGACAAAGTGGAGATGAAGCCGGTCATTGATCTCGACGGCAATGAGGTGAACAACCGCGGCAAGCCGTACCGGATGGGGATGGTGTTTCGCTGCAACCCGGACGGCAGCGGAGTCGAGACCCTCGCGTGGAACTTTCGCAACAACTACGAAGTTGCCGTCGATTCCTTTGGCACGCTCTGGCAGTCGGACAACGACGACGACGGCAACTTCGGAGTGCGCATCAACTACGTGATGGAATACGGCAACTTCGGTTACGCCGACGAAATGACCGGCGCGGGTTGGCCGACCGGATGGGGCAAGGCGAAGGCGAAAGGCGCGCCCGAGGACGAAAAGGTTTTCTATGAGTGGCACCAGTACGATCCGGGTGTTGTGCCGAACCTGTTGCACACCGGCGCTGGGTCGCCAACGGGCATCCTGGTTTATGAAGGCAGGCTTCTGCCCGAGGTGTTCCGCGGCCAGATCATTCATTGCGATGCCGGACCCCGTGTCGTGCGCGCTTATCCCGCGCAACCCGAAGGCGCCGGTTACAAGGCCGAAATCAAAGACATCCTGACCACCGGCGATAATTGGTTCCGTCCGTCCGACGTTTACGTTGCTCCGGATGGTTCGATTTATGTCGCGGATTGGAATGACGCGGGTGTGGGCGGCCATTACATGGCAGACCAGAAACTTGACGCCATGACCGGCCGCATCTATCGCGTCGCGCCAAAAGGCAACAAACCTTACGTAGCGAAGTTGAACCTGACCACGGGCGCGGGCTGCGTCGAGGCGCTGCAATCGCCGAACCTCTCCACACGGTACCTCGCCTGGACGCGGCTGCACGAAATGCAGGGCAAGGCGGAGAAGGACCTGCTCAAGTTATGGAAAAGCGGCGACACGAGGATGCGCGCCCGCGCGGTCCACTTGCTTGCGCGCATCAAGGGCGACGAAAAAAAGTATGTCGAGCAGGCGATGAAGGATGACAGTCCCGACATTCGCATCACGGGCCTGCGCATCGCCCGGGAACTGAAGCTCGACGTGATTCCTTACGTGAAAACGCTGGCGAAAGACTCCTCGCCGCAAGTCCGACGGGAATGCGCCATCGCATTGCGGCACCACCAGTCCCCTGAAGCGCCAAAACTCTGGGCGCAACTCGCCTCGCAGCACGACGGCAGGGATCGTTGGTATCTCGAAGCTCTCGGGATTGGCGCGGACCGGCAATGGGACAAATTCTTCAGCACCTGGCTGGCGGAAGTCGGCGACAAATGGAACACCTCCGCGGGCCGCGACATCGTCTGGCGGTCGCGCAGCCGGAAAACACCGGAATTGCTGGTCAAAATCATCAACGACAAAAGCCTGAGCGCAAAGGAACGTGACCACTATTTCCGGGCGCTCGATTTCGTTGCCGGGCCGGAAAGGGATGCGGCACTCGCCGAACTCGCGGCCGGTTCACTGCAGTAA
- a CDS encoding sulfate adenylyltransferase, which produces RNKKYFLKHTTQTVQSVVTAIEHRVNISTFDPEPEPAELEMNDIGEIRLRAARPLVFDGYGTNRLTGSFILIEQGTNLTVAAGMLNPPTELVKPEYNDFAI; this is translated from the coding sequence AGCGGAATAAGAAATACTTTCTGAAGCACACCACCCAGACTGTTCAATCTGTTGTCACCGCCATCGAACACCGCGTGAATATTTCGACCTTCGATCCGGAACCCGAACCCGCCGAACTCGAGATGAATGACATTGGAGAGATCCGTCTGCGCGCAGCCCGGCCGCTGGTCTTCGACGGGTATGGAACCAACCGGCTGACGGGCTCGTTCATCCTCATCGAGCAGGGAACCAATCTCACTGTCGCCGCCGGCATGTTGAATCCGCCCACTGAGCTGGTGAAACCGGAATACAACGACTTCGCGATCTGA
- a CDS encoding c-type cytochrome encodes MGTPVRPFSIRSVAGGAWVICGAALFALFAAAQAPDTERLNTMIEALNRLSPEQVTANPKLKAALDNVLGATRGTPQFVELVKKFDVRDQAPALIETAVRTTNSTTAAEAMRLVLQDGGGELVRKALDDENVTNATRIVAALGSTGGKEIVPLLKPVVADSKREVSVRKQAVHALAQTQEGAVALLQLARDQELPDDVKFAASSDLNGARWPAIKAEAARLLPLPQGKDAQPLAPISELVKISGDAKRGAEVFRRDAVGCVKCHQVNGEGVDFGPNLSEIGTKLGKEALYESILDPSAGISFGYEAWQIELKNGDEAYGLIVSETADELAVKAVGAVVTRYRKSDITKREQQRLSIMPAGLQQTMSAQDLVDLVDYLSALKKAAK; translated from the coding sequence ATGGGCACGCCGGTCCGCCCTTTTTCCATCCGTTCCGTGGCCGGCGGAGCATGGGTGATTTGTGGCGCCGCATTGTTCGCGTTGTTCGCCGCAGCACAGGCTCCCGACACGGAACGCCTCAACACGATGATTGAGGCATTGAACCGGCTCAGCCCCGAACAGGTCACCGCAAACCCGAAACTTAAGGCGGCTCTCGACAATGTGCTCGGCGCCACCCGCGGCACGCCGCAATTCGTCGAGCTGGTAAAAAAGTTCGATGTTCGTGATCAGGCCCCGGCGTTAATCGAAACCGCGGTCCGGACCACGAACAGTACCACCGCCGCCGAAGCCATGCGGCTGGTGTTGCAGGACGGCGGCGGAGAACTTGTCAGGAAGGCGCTTGACGACGAAAACGTCACGAATGCGACCCGGATCGTCGCGGCGCTGGGCAGCACCGGCGGAAAGGAGATTGTACCGCTGCTGAAACCGGTTGTCGCCGACTCGAAGCGCGAGGTTTCGGTGCGCAAACAGGCCGTGCATGCGCTGGCGCAAACGCAGGAAGGCGCCGTGGCGTTGCTTCAGCTCGCCAGGGATCAAGAACTGCCCGACGATGTGAAATTCGCGGCCAGTTCGGACCTCAACGGCGCTCGCTGGCCGGCGATCAAGGCGGAGGCCGCGCGATTGCTGCCGCTGCCGCAGGGAAAAGACGCGCAACCGCTCGCGCCGATTTCCGAACTGGTAAAAATAAGTGGCGATGCGAAACGCGGCGCGGAGGTTTTCCGGCGCGACGCTGTCGGCTGTGTCAAGTGTCATCAGGTCAACGGCGAAGGCGTCGATTTTGGCCCGAACCTGTCCGAGATCGGCACCAAGCTGGGAAAGGAGGCGCTCTACGAATCAATCCTTGACCCAAGCGCCGGTATTTCGTTCGGTTACGAAGCGTGGCAAATCGAATTGAAGAATGGTGATGAAGCGTACGGTTTGATCGTCAGCGAGACCGCGGATGAACTCGCGGTCAAAGCCGTCGGCGCCGTCGTGACGCGCTACAGGAAAAGTGACATCACGAAACGCGAACAGCAAAGGCTTTCCATCATGCCTGCCGGTTTGCAGCAAACGATGTCGGCGCAGGATCTCGTGGATCTGGTCGATTACCTGTCGGCGCTGAAGAAGGCGGCGAAATAA